The proteins below are encoded in one region of Peribacillus muralis:
- a CDS encoding LamB/YcsF family protein — MNVVDLNCDLGESFGTYRMGNDKEILDYVTSVNVACGFHAGDPSVMRETVQLALEKGVRIGAHPGLPDLMGFGRRNMNIAPQEAYDIVVYQIGALNGFLQSEGGSMQHVKPHGALYNMAARNEALSLAIAEAIYKVNQELILFGLSGSELIRAGEAVGLRTASEVFADRTYQEDGSLTSRLEKHALLENDEDAAAQAIRMVKEGKVMSQQGSDVALRADTICIHGDGAHALTFAQHVKNSLELSEITVKSFT, encoded by the coding sequence ATGAATGTCGTTGATTTGAATTGTGATTTAGGAGAGAGTTTTGGCACCTATCGGATGGGAAATGACAAGGAGATTTTAGATTATGTCACATCTGTCAATGTGGCATGTGGATTTCACGCCGGCGATCCATCCGTCATGCGAGAAACGGTACAGCTTGCCTTAGAAAAAGGTGTCAGGATCGGAGCACATCCAGGTTTACCTGACTTGATGGGTTTTGGGAGACGCAATATGAATATTGCCCCACAGGAGGCTTATGATATTGTCGTTTATCAGATTGGCGCTTTAAATGGCTTCTTGCAGTCCGAGGGAGGAAGCATGCAGCATGTGAAACCGCATGGCGCGTTGTACAATATGGCGGCCCGAAACGAAGCGTTATCCTTGGCGATTGCCGAGGCGATATACAAAGTGAACCAAGAGCTCATTCTCTTTGGTCTGTCAGGCAGTGAATTAATTCGAGCTGGTGAAGCAGTCGGCTTGCGAACGGCCAGTGAAGTATTTGCCGATCGCACCTATCAAGAAGACGGTTCATTAACTTCCCGACTGGAGAAACATGCATTATTGGAAAATGATGAAGATGCTGCTGCACAGGCGATTCGGATGGTAAAGGAAGGGAAGGTCATGTCCCAACAAGGATCCGATGTCGCTTTGAGGGCAGATACGATTTGCATACATGGGGACGGTGCACATGCATTAACCTTTGCCCAGCATGTGAAAAATTCTTTGGAATTATCTGAAATAACAGTCAAGTCATTTACATAA
- a CDS encoding 5-oxoprolinase subunit C family protein has protein sequence MSHRIIKPGLMTSIQDLGRKGFQQHGVIVGGAMDGYSLRMANMLVGNDEGEAALEITLMGPTIKMEKDCLISITGANLSPAIDNQAAPMWKPIHVKAGSILRFEGCISGCRAYLSVAGGYAIPEVLDSKSTYLRAGIGGYMGRALKAGDILACNEPPSMMDRWEVKGSFSYPKWFVNEREFMPVRNPLIRFIDGSQYEHFTNYSKLRFVEGSFKVSNQSDRMGYRLSGPALECQSHEELLSEAVTNGSIQVPPDGNPIILLADRQTTGGYPKMAQVISADLPIIAQVKPGESIQFSRVTLREAECLYLHKERQMKEWKASISLALHDWHIY, from the coding sequence ATGAGCCATCGTATAATAAAGCCGGGGTTAATGACTAGCATTCAAGATCTTGGCAGGAAAGGATTTCAACAGCATGGGGTGATCGTAGGCGGAGCGATGGACGGCTATTCACTGCGAATGGCGAATATGTTGGTAGGCAATGATGAAGGGGAAGCGGCCTTGGAAATTACCCTCATGGGCCCCACCATTAAAATGGAGAAAGATTGCCTGATATCGATAACGGGAGCGAATTTATCACCTGCAATCGATAACCAGGCCGCTCCGATGTGGAAGCCCATTCATGTAAAGGCAGGATCGATTCTGCGGTTTGAAGGGTGTATATCAGGCTGCCGAGCTTATTTATCCGTTGCCGGTGGATATGCCATACCAGAAGTGCTGGATAGTAAGAGCACCTATTTACGAGCAGGAATTGGCGGCTATATGGGTAGGGCTTTAAAGGCTGGAGATATACTGGCTTGTAATGAGCCTCCAAGTATGATGGATCGGTGGGAGGTAAAAGGTTCTTTCTCTTACCCAAAGTGGTTTGTCAATGAAAGGGAGTTCATGCCAGTTCGAAATCCTCTAATCCGATTCATTGATGGAAGCCAGTACGAGCATTTCACGAATTATAGTAAACTTCGGTTTGTAGAGGGTTCATTTAAAGTTTCCAATCAATCTGACCGGATGGGATATAGACTATCCGGCCCGGCACTTGAATGCCAAAGTCACGAGGAATTGCTTTCCGAAGCGGTCACTAATGGCTCGATCCAGGTTCCGCCGGATGGAAATCCGATCATTCTCCTGGCGGACAGGCAAACGACGGGCGGATATCCTAAAATGGCTCAGGTGATTTCTGCCGATTTACCGATAATCGCTCAAGTTAAACCTGGGGAGTCGATTCAATTCTCACGGGTGACCTTAAGGGAGGCAGAGTGCCTGTACCTTCATAAAGAACGACAAATGAAAGAATGGAAGGCTTCGATTTCATTGGCCTTGCATGACTGGCATATCTACTAG
- a CDS encoding NRAMP family divalent metal transporter, with product MATSAIGPGFLMQTTVYTQSLAASFGFVILISVILDIFAQTNVWRIIAVSEKRGQEIANMVLPGLGYVLAALIVLGGLAFNIGNIAGAGLGLNAMTGISPTAGAAISAVIAVLIFVVKEAGKAMDRFTQIAGFFMICLMIYVAWTTSPPIGEAVVRTFTPIHFDVIAIVTLVGGSVGGYITFAGGHRLLDAGVKGVEALPQVTKSSVVGILITTVMRVALFLAVLGVVSKGLQIDQDNPAASVFQLAAGNVGYRIFGVVMWAAAITSVVGAAYTSVSFIRTFSETINKKANWIIIGFIVVSTVCFLLIGQPVKVLLIVGAINGLILPIALGTLLIAAYKRNIVGDYKHPLWLTISGVFVVIVMALMGGYTLIKQLPALF from the coding sequence ATGGCAACATCTGCAATAGGGCCAGGATTTTTAATGCAAACGACCGTATATACTCAAAGTCTTGCGGCTAGTTTTGGTTTCGTCATTCTTATTTCGGTCATACTCGATATTTTTGCACAAACAAATGTATGGCGCATCATTGCTGTATCTGAAAAGCGGGGTCAAGAGATTGCCAACATGGTGCTTCCTGGACTTGGTTATGTCCTGGCGGCACTCATCGTCCTGGGAGGCCTCGCCTTCAATATAGGCAATATTGCAGGAGCAGGTCTTGGCCTCAATGCAATGACGGGGATATCGCCAACTGCGGGTGCCGCAATAAGTGCGGTCATTGCGGTCTTGATATTTGTCGTCAAGGAAGCAGGAAAGGCAATGGACCGTTTTACGCAAATTGCGGGCTTCTTCATGATCTGTTTGATGATATATGTAGCCTGGACAACCTCACCCCCCATAGGGGAAGCGGTAGTGAGGACGTTTACACCTATCCACTTCGATGTCATTGCCATCGTAACTTTAGTGGGAGGGTCGGTCGGCGGATACATAACATTTGCAGGTGGTCATCGGCTATTGGATGCAGGCGTGAAAGGGGTTGAAGCATTACCTCAAGTCACTAAGAGTTCGGTAGTGGGAATCTTGATCACCACCGTCATGCGCGTCGCGTTATTTTTGGCAGTACTTGGTGTCGTATCGAAAGGTTTGCAAATCGATCAGGATAACCCGGCAGCGTCCGTTTTTCAACTGGCTGCCGGAAACGTAGGATACCGCATATTCGGGGTTGTGATGTGGGCTGCAGCAATCACTTCCGTGGTTGGAGCTGCATATACCTCCGTTTCATTTATCAGAACATTCAGCGAAACGATCAATAAGAAGGCGAACTGGATAATCATTGGGTTTATCGTCGTCTCGACAGTTTGCTTTTTGTTAATTGGCCAGCCGGTTAAAGTACTGCTTATCGTCGGCGCCATTAATGGATTGATTTTGCCAATCGCGCTTGGGACATTATTGATTGCCGCGTATAAGCGAAACATTGTCGGCGATTATAAACACCCGTTATGGTTAACGATTTCCGGAGTCTTTGTTGTAATCGTCATGGCGTTGATGGGAGGATATACATTGATTAAACAATTGCCGGCACTATTTTAA
- a CDS encoding putative hydro-lyase — protein MINLSQVTPSELRSMIRKDELIKATAGMANGYAQANLAILKKEHAFDFLLFCQRNPISCPLLDVTEIGSPIPALAAPDGDIRTDIPKYRVYKYGELVDEVTEISKYWEEDMVGFLIGCSFTFEYALLKNDIPVRHIEEGCNVPMFKTNIPCMEAGIFHGKMVASMRPIPQKDVVRAAQVTSRFPAVHGGPIHIGDPEAIGVSSIQHPDFGDPVTVHPGEVPVFWACGVTPQSIAMETKPEIMITHAPGHMFITDIRDEKLGVL, from the coding sequence ATGATAAATCTTTCTCAAGTGACACCTTCTGAGCTGCGTTCAATGATTCGAAAGGATGAATTGATTAAAGCGACCGCAGGAATGGCTAACGGGTATGCCCAAGCAAACTTAGCCATCTTAAAAAAGGAGCATGCTTTTGACTTCTTACTATTCTGCCAGCGTAACCCTATATCATGTCCATTGCTGGATGTAACGGAAATTGGTTCACCCATTCCCGCATTAGCCGCTCCCGATGGGGATATACGTACGGATATCCCTAAATACAGGGTATACAAATATGGTGAATTGGTGGATGAGGTAACCGAAATATCAAAATACTGGGAAGAGGATATGGTTGGTTTTCTGATTGGGTGCAGTTTTACATTCGAATACGCGCTATTAAAAAATGATATTCCGGTTCGCCATATTGAAGAGGGCTGCAATGTACCCATGTTTAAAACCAATATTCCTTGTATGGAGGCAGGGATTTTCCATGGGAAAATGGTGGCTAGCATGAGACCGATACCACAAAAGGATGTGGTGAGGGCCGCCCAAGTGACCTCGCGTTTTCCAGCAGTGCATGGGGGACCGATCCATATTGGTGACCCTGAAGCAATCGGGGTATCAAGCATTCAACATCCAGACTTTGGTGATCCCGTAACGGTGCATCCCGGGGAAGTGCCGGTCTTTTGGGCATGTGGCGTAACGCCTCAGTCCATCGCGATGGAAACCAAACCGGAAATCATGATAACTCATGCACCTGGACATATGTTTATCACAGACATCCGTGATGAAAAATTAGGTGTATTATAA
- the pxpB gene encoding 5-oxoprolinase subunit PxpB produces the protein MWKNPLNETACQMSPLGDSAIVLTFGNGIEYSIHKKIKLFMEMLEEEPFAGFVECVPAFTNLTVFYEPLVIYNTHKQSDEAISPYHVVRSILEEKLLDLMEDKKLSHRTVTIPVCYGGEYGPDLEYVARYHDLTTDEVIHIHSTGEYLIYMIGFAPGFPFLGGLSEDIATPRRSSPRMTIPAGAVGIAGKQTGVYPISTPGGWQLIGQTPAKLFLPNVNPPSLLQAGDMVKFQPISEQEYKEMKGG, from the coding sequence ATGTGGAAAAACCCTTTAAATGAAACAGCTTGTCAAATGTCTCCCTTGGGCGATTCCGCCATCGTACTTACATTTGGGAATGGAATTGAATACAGCATTCATAAAAAGATAAAGTTGTTTATGGAGATGTTGGAAGAAGAACCCTTTGCCGGGTTTGTGGAATGTGTACCGGCTTTTACGAATTTGACGGTTTTTTATGAGCCGCTCGTAATCTATAACACTCATAAGCAAAGCGATGAAGCTATTTCTCCCTATCACGTGGTTCGGTCGATTTTGGAGGAGAAACTGCTGGATTTAATGGAAGATAAAAAGCTGTCCCATCGGACGGTTACCATTCCCGTTTGTTATGGTGGGGAATATGGCCCTGATTTGGAATATGTAGCTCGTTATCATGATTTGACCACTGATGAAGTCATTCATATCCATTCAACCGGTGAGTATTTGATTTACATGATAGGATTTGCTCCTGGGTTTCCATTTTTGGGAGGACTTTCGGAAGACATCGCCACACCAAGGCGATCTTCCCCGAGAATGACGATACCAGCAGGGGCGGTAGGAATTGCCGGTAAGCAAACGGGGGTATATCCGATATCAACACCAGGGGGATGGCAATTGATCGGACAGACGCCAGCGAAACTATTCTTACCGAATGTAAATCCACCAAGCTTATTACAGGCGGGAGACATGGTGAAATTCCAGCCAATCTCTGAACAAGAATATAAAGAGATGAAGGGGGGATAA
- a CDS encoding MFS transporter: MSEGTFTIDDAPFKKFHFRIAGLTFGSSFCDGYSLGIIAMALTFLGPQLELNAMWSGLIGSSALIGLFAGALVLGKLSDRIGRQKIFLVNFLLITVVTILQFFVNGPAELFVLRLLIGFGLGGDYAVGTTLLAEFSPKKYRAPLLASLNVVWTLGYVASNFVGYYLGQAGSDSWRWMLVSAAVPAVVVLFLRIGTPESPRWLVSKGRAEEARLIVKKHLGENVEMGETSAHAENPSDLGFRGLFSKKLRKRTAFGGIFKLTLVIPYFAIYTFLPSILHTMGFKQNFFADTMLNIFLLVGAIVGLWFLAKFSRRGFTIGAFTILTVSLFSLSLLHDGSQYFMLTFFLIFTFFMSAASNLTLVYPAELFPTEIRGTGIGMVTAISRIGSAIGTFLLPLSLNSFGLSSSMVGMAIILLIGLIASIAWAPETKSLSLNEASDPMLEGGQPAAGSHASLQRIREDIK; encoded by the coding sequence TTGAGTGAGGGAACATTTACAATTGATGATGCACCATTTAAAAAGTTTCACTTTAGGATTGCAGGGCTTACTTTCGGGTCAAGCTTCTGTGACGGCTATTCCTTAGGCATCATTGCCATGGCACTGACATTTCTCGGTCCGCAATTAGAGCTGAATGCCATGTGGAGCGGCTTGATTGGGAGCTCAGCATTAATCGGCCTTTTTGCAGGTGCATTGGTGCTTGGAAAACTATCTGACCGTATAGGCAGGCAGAAAATCTTCCTTGTCAATTTTTTGCTTATTACCGTTGTTACGATTCTTCAATTTTTCGTTAATGGCCCGGCAGAGCTATTTGTTTTGCGATTGCTGATAGGTTTTGGGCTTGGAGGAGATTATGCAGTCGGGACAACATTACTTGCAGAATTTTCCCCGAAAAAGTATAGGGCCCCACTCCTTGCATCTTTAAACGTCGTTTGGACGCTTGGTTATGTAGCATCGAACTTTGTCGGTTATTATTTAGGCCAAGCTGGATCAGATTCATGGCGCTGGATGCTCGTCAGTGCGGCCGTTCCAGCTGTAGTGGTTTTATTCTTGCGGATTGGAACGCCAGAATCACCAAGGTGGTTAGTCAGCAAGGGACGTGCAGAAGAAGCGCGGCTTATCGTGAAGAAACATCTTGGAGAGAACGTGGAAATGGGCGAAACGTCGGCACATGCAGAAAATCCATCCGATTTAGGATTTCGTGGCCTTTTCAGCAAAAAGCTTCGCAAGCGTACCGCTTTTGGCGGAATATTCAAATTGACTCTCGTCATTCCGTATTTCGCCATCTATACCTTCCTTCCGTCCATTTTGCATACGATGGGTTTTAAACAAAACTTTTTTGCCGATACGATGCTAAACATTTTCTTGCTGGTCGGTGCGATCGTCGGCCTTTGGTTCCTTGCGAAATTTTCCCGCAGAGGATTTACAATAGGTGCCTTCACGATCCTTACAGTTTCTTTATTTTCCCTCAGTCTCCTGCACGATGGCTCACAATATTTCATGTTGACATTCTTCCTGATTTTCACCTTTTTCATGTCGGCTGCTTCCAACCTAACGTTAGTATACCCTGCAGAACTATTCCCGACGGAGATTCGTGGAACGGGAATCGGCATGGTCACGGCAATCAGCAGGATTGGATCTGCTATCGGAACTTTCCTTCTGCCTTTAAGTCTCAATTCCTTCGGTTTAAGCTCTTCAATGGTCGGCATGGCTATCATCTTGCTAATCGGTTTGATCGCATCCATAGCCTGGGCACCAGAGACAAAATCACTATCGCTAAATGAAGCTAGTGATCCCATGCTTGAAGGTGGGCAGCCTGCCGCTGGAAGTCATGCTTCATTGCAGCGAATCAGAGAAGATATTAAATGA
- a CDS encoding MFS transporter — protein sequence MLRNNYRYFIIFMIIVITIINYIDRGALSYAQAEIIDEFDLNPASWGAILGYFGYGYIFGALFGGALADKKGPKFMWIIAGTTWSIFEIGTIFAGHIGTALFGGSALAGFAVFRVLFGFAEGPTLSVMNRTMANWVSPKEKGFAVALGLVGTPIGALITAPVVVGLLTYTNWKATFVVLGLLGIIWVVIWNKVFTNLPEEHPRVTKAELEGIRSADQLIQGETKLDEQMHIPWYHFFKNPTLVMNAIGYFAFLYVNILLLTWTPKYLQDEFNYSLSSLSYIGMIPWVGAIITGLLGGKISDLLRVKTGNLRIARSWFTVVSLFCTAVCFMLIPTVESAAAVLALMCLGNAFNYLPNSIYWIVVLDTEPTKAGTFGGVTHFIANLATIIAPTLTGSLVAIHGYNAMFIAASIAVTIGMIAMVFVKPGKQGPSAKVNNEVADSKA from the coding sequence ATGTTGAGAAATAATTATCGCTATTTTATCATTTTCATGATCATTGTCATTACGATCATTAACTACATTGATAGAGGTGCCTTGTCGTATGCTCAGGCAGAAATCATCGATGAGTTTGATTTAAATCCGGCTAGCTGGGGGGCAATCTTAGGCTACTTTGGATATGGATACATATTCGGAGCATTGTTTGGGGGAGCGTTGGCAGACAAAAAAGGACCGAAATTCATGTGGATCATCGCCGGTACCACTTGGTCGATTTTTGAAATAGGGACTATATTCGCAGGCCATATCGGGACAGCATTATTCGGTGGTTCAGCATTAGCGGGATTTGCCGTATTTCGCGTTTTATTCGGATTTGCTGAGGGGCCTACACTATCCGTCATGAACCGGACGATGGCCAATTGGGTTTCCCCGAAGGAAAAAGGCTTTGCCGTGGCACTAGGGTTGGTTGGAACTCCAATCGGAGCTTTGATTACTGCCCCTGTTGTAGTGGGCTTGCTTACATATACCAATTGGAAGGCGACGTTTGTAGTTCTGGGACTATTGGGAATCATATGGGTCGTTATCTGGAACAAAGTCTTTACAAACCTGCCTGAAGAACATCCAAGAGTCACTAAAGCGGAGTTGGAAGGCATTCGAAGTGCCGACCAATTGATTCAAGGAGAAACGAAATTGGATGAGCAAATGCATATACCATGGTACCATTTCTTCAAGAACCCTACCTTGGTTATGAATGCCATCGGGTATTTCGCGTTTTTATATGTCAATATACTTTTATTGACCTGGACTCCCAAATACTTGCAGGACGAATTCAATTATTCGCTTTCATCGCTTTCCTATATTGGGATGATTCCGTGGGTAGGGGCCATCATTACGGGACTATTAGGCGGTAAAATCTCGGATCTGCTGCGTGTGAAAACAGGGAATTTACGGATTGCAAGATCTTGGTTCACGGTCGTTTCCCTATTTTGCACGGCTGTTTGTTTCATGTTGATTCCAACGGTCGAGAGTGCAGCCGCCGTTCTTGCCTTGATGTGTCTCGGCAATGCGTTCAATTATTTGCCCAATTCGATTTATTGGATTGTCGTTCTGGACACGGAACCGACAAAAGCAGGCACGTTCGGAGGGGTGACGCATTTCATTGCCAATCTCGCCACGATCATTGCACCTACGCTGACAGGAAGTCTTGTCGCCATTCATGGCTATAATGCGATGTTCATCGCGGCATCCATCGCCGTCACGATCGGCATGATCGCTATGGTTTTCGTCAAGCCTGGCAAGCAGGGCCCTTCCGCGAAGGTCAACAATGAAGTGGCTGATTCGAAAGCATAG
- the hutH gene encoding histidine ammonia-lyase, whose protein sequence is MTTTNCTHAKDIKKVVLGDGPISINEVIAVARYGAEVSFTREYCNRVDESRSLIDRFLQENRVIYGVTTGFGSNVTKVISPEDAETLQRNIIRSHAVSVGEPLEKEVVRAIQLMILVNLGQGYSGVRLQVLELIASLLNHDIVPFAPGDGSVGYLSPESHMALVLIGEGKAWKDGEFIPGAVVLEKAGLAPVTLGPKEGLALISGTTSATAMAALALYNGIQAAKTADITGAMSLEVLKGTIHAFDPRSHKLKKHGEQAKTARNVSRILEGSQIIDTYKDYRLQDALSLRCIPQIHGAIKRALKDAEATIENEMNSASDNPIIYPDGADGTALMGGNFDGSFVGIYTDMMCIALANLAKITERRIDRLVNHHHSELPNFLVANPGLNNGYMVPQYTAAGLLNEIRVLTQPATIDNVPTCANQEDVISFSYFASKKAYQISKKLEYILAIELMTATQAMDFHHPLKPAPITEKVYRLIRSKVPTVKEDRFFHPDIEVIKGQIHEGELTKLVELEMGEMEF, encoded by the coding sequence GTGACAACGACAAATTGCACGCACGCAAAGGATATAAAAAAAGTCGTGTTGGGCGATGGTCCCATCTCCATCAATGAGGTGATTGCTGTTGCAAGATATGGGGCAGAGGTCTCCTTTACAAGAGAGTATTGTAATAGGGTGGATGAATCAAGAAGTTTAATTGATAGGTTCCTGCAGGAAAATAGAGTTATTTATGGTGTGACAACAGGGTTTGGCAGCAATGTGACAAAGGTGATTTCTCCGGAAGATGCAGAAACGCTTCAACGGAATATCATTCGTTCTCATGCTGTCTCCGTTGGGGAGCCGTTAGAAAAAGAAGTAGTAAGGGCCATTCAACTAATGATCCTGGTAAATTTGGGGCAAGGTTATTCTGGAGTCAGGTTACAGGTTTTGGAGCTGATTGCTTCGCTGTTGAATCACGATATTGTCCCTTTTGCCCCCGGTGATGGGTCAGTGGGATACCTGTCACCAGAGTCTCACATGGCCCTGGTGCTGATAGGGGAGGGAAAGGCATGGAAAGACGGTGAATTCATCCCAGGAGCGGTTGTCTTGGAAAAAGCCGGGTTGGCTCCTGTCACATTAGGTCCTAAAGAAGGATTGGCGCTTATTAGTGGAACGACTTCCGCCACGGCAATGGCCGCTTTAGCGTTATACAATGGCATCCAGGCCGCGAAAACTGCGGATATCACAGGAGCTATGTCCTTGGAGGTTCTTAAGGGTACAATTCATGCTTTTGATCCTCGCTCCCACAAATTAAAAAAGCATGGAGAACAGGCAAAGACAGCCAGAAATGTGTCAAGGATCCTCGAAGGAAGTCAAATCATTGACACATATAAGGATTATAGATTACAAGATGCACTTAGTTTACGATGCATTCCACAAATTCACGGTGCCATAAAAAGAGCGTTGAAGGACGCTGAGGCCACTATTGAAAATGAAATGAACTCTGCAAGTGATAATCCTATCATTTATCCAGATGGTGCTGACGGGACTGCGCTTATGGGGGGGAACTTTGATGGATCATTCGTAGGAATCTATACAGATATGATGTGCATCGCCCTGGCAAATCTGGCTAAAATCACCGAAAGAAGGATTGATCGCCTAGTAAACCATCACCATAGTGAGCTGCCGAATTTTTTGGTGGCAAACCCGGGTTTAAATAACGGCTACATGGTCCCGCAATATACGGCAGCAGGATTATTGAATGAAATCAGAGTACTTACCCAGCCTGCAACAATCGATAATGTGCCGACATGTGCAAATCAGGAAGACGTCATAAGTTTTTCCTATTTCGCTTCGAAGAAAGCCTATCAGATTTCAAAGAAGCTTGAATATATTTTAGCTATTGAACTTATGACGGCAACGCAAGCTATGGATTTTCATCACCCATTGAAACCTGCCCCCATCACGGAGAAAGTGTACCGTTTAATACGCAGTAAAGTACCTACGGTAAAGGAAGACCGATTCTTTCATCCTGACATAGAAGTGATTAAAGGGCAAATTCATGAAGGAGAACTAACCAAGCTTGTCGAATTGGAAATGGGTGAGATGGAGTTTTAA
- the solA gene encoding N-methyl-L-tryptophan oxidase produces the protein MHYDVIVIGAGSMGMSAGHYLSKAGKKVLLLDSFVPPHNKGSHHGETRIIRHAYGEGTEYVSLVLRAQELWDDLEKITERKLFLRTGVLNAGSQHSPFIKQVIASSNKFDLPLEILDTHQVHDRWPGIILPEDYIGCFEQNSGVLKSEECIRAYQQTAELHGADIKVNSPVRNLIVQSDGVTVKTADQSYHADALVVAAGAWSPKILEMLGLDVPLAPIRKTFAWFDADEKLYGHNGFPAFTFDTPEGTYYGFPSISGAGLKLGRHDGGNRINPDETMAQFGEYEEDAGDLERFLNRFMPSGQTLRHGKNCIYTMTPDEDFIVDLHPAFPHIAIAAGFSGHGFKFSSVIGESLSDLILSGKTENDLSPFSLNRFQ, from the coding sequence ATGCATTATGATGTAATTGTAATTGGAGCTGGATCGATGGGTATGTCGGCAGGGCATTACCTATCCAAGGCTGGGAAGAAAGTGTTATTATTGGATTCTTTCGTCCCGCCTCACAATAAAGGCAGTCATCATGGAGAAACAAGGATCATTAGACATGCTTATGGGGAAGGAACGGAATATGTATCATTAGTCCTTAGAGCTCAAGAACTATGGGATGATTTAGAAAAAATAACGGAAAGAAAATTATTTCTTCGGACTGGCGTTCTGAATGCGGGCAGTCAGCATTCCCCATTCATTAAGCAAGTGATTGCAAGTTCAAATAAATTTGATTTACCATTGGAAATCCTTGATACGCATCAAGTTCATGACAGGTGGCCCGGGATCATCCTGCCGGAAGATTATATTGGTTGCTTTGAACAGAATTCAGGCGTGTTAAAAAGCGAAGAGTGCATACGTGCATACCAGCAGACTGCCGAATTACACGGTGCTGATATTAAAGTGAACAGCCCGGTGAGGAACCTGATTGTCCAGAGTGATGGGGTTACGGTGAAAACTGCTGACCAAAGCTATCATGCCGATGCATTGGTCGTTGCAGCAGGAGCTTGGTCACCAAAGATTTTGGAGATGTTGGGATTGGATGTTCCGCTAGCCCCTATCCGGAAAACCTTCGCCTGGTTCGATGCAGATGAAAAATTATATGGTCACAATGGTTTTCCTGCATTCACGTTCGATACACCTGAAGGTACATACTATGGCTTTCCGAGTATAAGTGGAGCTGGTTTGAAACTTGGGAGGCATGACGGGGGAAACCGGATAAATCCCGATGAAACGATGGCCCAATTTGGAGAATACGAGGAGGATGCTGGGGATTTGGAGCGCTTCTTGAACCGGTTCATGCCTTCTGGTCAAACATTGAGACATGGAAAAAACTGCATCTATACGATGACGCCAGATGAGGACTTTATCGTCGACCTACATCCTGCGTTTCCCCATATTGCCATCGCAGCGGGATTCTCGGGACATGGATTCAAGTTCAGCAGTGTGATTGGCGAGAGTTTAAGTGATCTTATTCTTTCGGGAAAGACTGAGAATGATCTTTCCCCATTTTCGCTAAACAGATTCCAATAG
- a CDS encoding IclR family transcriptional regulator yields MQAHNKTVVKSMQILTLFINHPKLTFNEMMEHSNLPKTSLHRMVGSLEEMGFLTRDEHGHYSLGLIFLQFGQLVGERLDIRTIAYPIMKELRDDVEEAVNLIVRDKGEAMYIEKVDTLHPVRLYTSIGRRSPLYAGDSRIILAYLPEEEREAYIDCTELNPIAMGTIIDENTLRHALEEARLNGYTITSSELENYTKSVSAPILNGKNQIIAAISVAGIEARFQEKRLPELIDKVTKAAKEISMKLGSQTS; encoded by the coding sequence ATGCAAGCACATAACAAAACCGTCGTGAAATCCATGCAGATACTTACGCTTTTCATAAATCATCCGAAACTTACCTTTAATGAAATGATGGAGCACTCCAACCTTCCCAAAACCTCTTTGCACCGAATGGTCGGTTCATTGGAAGAAATGGGGTTTTTAACGCGTGATGAACATGGCCATTATTCACTTGGTCTAATATTCTTGCAGTTTGGCCAACTGGTTGGTGAGCGTTTGGATATTAGGACAATTGCTTATCCCATCATGAAAGAACTGCGGGATGACGTTGAAGAGGCCGTGAATTTGATCGTGCGGGATAAGGGCGAGGCCATGTATATTGAAAAGGTGGACACTTTGCACCCCGTCCGGCTTTATACCTCCATTGGCAGGCGTTCACCACTTTATGCCGGCGACTCGCGGATCATACTCGCCTATTTGCCTGAGGAGGAACGTGAAGCGTATATCGACTGCACCGAGCTTAATCCGATAGCAATGGGAACGATAATCGATGAAAACACACTCCGACATGCTTTGGAAGAAGCAAGGTTAAACGGCTACACGATAACTTCGTCAGAATTGGAGAACTATACAAAATCTGTCAGTGCCCCAATCCTTAACGGAAAAAATCAAATTATCGCTGCCATTAGCGTCGCTGGGATTGAAGCGAGATTTCAGGAGAAGCGTTTGCCTGAATTGATAGATAAAGTAACGAAAGCTGCCAAAGAAATTTCCATGAAACTAGGTTCACAAACTTCTTAA